Proteins found in one Asterias amurensis chromosome 13, ASM3211899v1 genomic segment:
- the LOC139946328 gene encoding uncharacterized protein, with protein MAKLKKRKLSQPPSQNENLHHQSIVPTPEIEVSLVDRMKRRFSTRNPSASEPSVSDGEPSTASSQDSTVKETGSRRKISKSNLAKKVTQIDKYFSPDVGGSRRLFQSPTRFPIRSSLMSTGAEETLDGEQMSDSQNSTGPIETDGHNSDNTEDEKGLASSNEINTDKDSDNRNNESQTSTRAKKRKSDPGPSRSLSDEGDETGEQLEGRRRSQDRLEQSQQGPETVKVSKKRTSKKKDTLTIASGEVEAHMADKEFISSQVRAMSTPFVLESGPRSWMNAWRAQQSFHYDLPDIPSSLIDRIVTKINFTMEDVYQRQLGRQRQRTTLMRLDELRKEPQEDSQSSLKPSLRDQANLQEVISSYPSEWPGSVGEEDQELAERYSSLRARLFALSRSETLSNQQCDQYKSLLGVLKMIHTNLDKHCLSQDLREEVKRSKDLIFKITQKLQSGALDEGPNASLKDGRSDSKQPSVSFTNHNDLIKTLFKVTVSSEPP; from the exons ATGGCAAAgttaaaaaagagaaaactgtCACAACCTCCATCCCAGAATGAAAATCTACATCATCAAAGTATTGTACCTACCCCTGAGATTGAGGTGAGCCTCGTTGACCGAATGAAGAGACGATTTAGCACTCGCAACCCTTCAGCCTCAGAGCCCAGCGTATCAGATGGGGAACCATCTACAGCATCAAGTCAGGATTCTACAGTCAAAGAGACAGGATCCAGAAGAAAAATATCAAAGAGTAACTTGGCTAAGAAAGTCACTCAAATAGACAAGTATTTCTCTCCAGATGTCGGTGGATCAAGGAGGTTATTTCAGAGTCCAACTAGATTTCCGATAAGATCGTCCTTGATGAGCACAGGCGCAGAAGAAACACTTGACGGTGAACAGATGAGTGACAGTCAGAATAGCACTGGTCCTATTGAGACGGATGGACACAACTCGGACAATACTGAAGATGAAAAGGGATTAGCTTCGTCAAATGAAATAAACACAGATAAAGATTCAGATAACAG AAACAATGAAAGTCAAACATCAACACGTGCTAAGAAAAGAAAGTCTGATCCCGGCCCCAGTAGAAGCCTGTCTGATGAAGGGGATGAGACTGGAGAACAACTTGAAGGAAGAAGGAGAAGTCAAGATAGGTTGGAACAGTCTCA a caAGGTCCAGAGACGGTGAAAGTTTCAAAGAAAAGAACTAGCAAAAAGAAAG ACACTTTAACCATAGCCAGTGGAGAAGTAGAGGCTCATATGGCAGACAAGGAATTCATCAGTAGCCAGGTCCGGGCCATGTCAACGCCTTTTGTTCTGGAGTCTGGACCCAGAAGTTGGATGAATGCTTGGAGAG CTCAACAGTCATTTCATTATGACTTACCAGACATCCCATCATCTCTTATTGACAGAATTGTCACTAAAA TCAATTTCACCATGGAAGATGTTTACCAGCGGCAGCTTGGACGTCAGAGACAGCGGACAACCTTAATGAGGCTGGATGAACTCCGTAAAGAGCCTCAGGAAGATTCCCAGAGTAGTCTCAAGCCATCCTTACGAGACCAGGCCAACCTACAAGA AGTCATTTCAAGTTACCCAAGTGAGTGGCCAGGCAGTGTTGGAGAAGAAGACCAAGAATTAGCTGAAAG GTACTCATCCCTACGAGCAAGATTGTTTGCTTTGAGTCGGTCTGAGACCCTTAGCAATCAGCAATGTGACCAATATAAG TCGCTTTTAGGAGTCTTAAAGATGATCCATACCAACCTAGACAAGCACTGCTTATCCCAAGACCTACGGGAGGAAGTAAAGAGGTCAAAGGATCTGA ttttCAAGATCACACAGAAGCTTCAAAGTGGAGCGCTTGATGAAGGACCTAATGCATCATTGAAGGATGGACGCAGTGACAGTAAACAGCCATCTGTCTCATTCACTAACCACAACGATCTCATCAAGACATTGTTCAAAGTAACTGTATCTTCTGAACCTCCTTAA